Proteins from one Planctomyces sp. SH-PL62 genomic window:
- a CDS encoding bacteriocin immunity protein: MSPTNGSQKLTREELIAIVQRLLAGEETSEAEQDARLEILNEHFEHPAPSDLLFWPDDVPGFGKESPTAEEIVDFGLSYQRRLIPREELIKLVQANMESYNGWMTQLNADQFYLMSENLKGYEVNHLCLWGRRRGLGADELVDLALSGGLHSDPDFQESLAATRPDEDHGADVEETRDRDGLMSLPSERLDSQGNDERSPADG; this comes from the coding sequence ATGTCACCGACGAACGGAAGCCAGAAATTGACGAGGGAAGAGCTGATCGCGATCGTCCAGAGGCTCCTGGCTGGGGAGGAAACCTCCGAGGCTGAGCAGGACGCGCGCCTGGAGATCCTCAACGAGCACTTCGAGCACCCCGCCCCCTCGGACCTCCTGTTCTGGCCCGACGACGTGCCGGGCTTCGGCAAGGAGTCCCCGACGGCGGAGGAGATCGTGGACTTCGGGCTGTCCTACCAACGACGCCTCATCCCGCGCGAGGAGCTGATCAAGCTCGTGCAGGCCAACATGGAAAGCTACAACGGCTGGATGACTCAGCTCAACGCCGATCAGTTCTACCTGATGAGCGAGAACCTCAAGGGCTATGAGGTCAACCACCTCTGCCTCTGGGGCCGGAGGCGCGGCTTGGGCGCCGACGAGCTGGTCGATCTGGCGCTGAGCGGCGGCCTCCATTCCGACCCCGACTTCCAGGAAAGCCTGGCGGCGACGAGGCCGGATGAGGATCACGGCGCCGACGTCGAGGAGACGCGGGATCGAGACGGACTCATGAGCTTGCCGAGCGAACGCCTGGATTCTCAGGGTAACGACGAAAGGAGCCCCGCCGATGGCTGA
- a CDS encoding VWA domain-containing protein — protein MLGNLSISFGRPLWLVLIPLILVPLIAMGRGGLSGMGRGRRALAILLRAGVVTLIVLALAELQSVRRSDRLTTMFLIDASQSIPREQEKAALEYAAEASRARRKDDLAGVVVFGASPRVEVPPAPSELNLLGIESSIDAENTDVAAALKLALASFPEDTARRVVILSDGNENRGSLLEQALAAKALGVQVDVVPIEYRYDREVLVEKVSIPPDVKKGETVNINVVVRASEPAAGSLQVFQKADGHTGVAVGNEKPTRVELKRGINVFTLKQLITEPNFYTFVAEFTPDAGGGDRRAINNVAEGFTHARGKAQVLLIEGTAGEHVELVQALREKEIEVRTLTAPRIDGSGGVGGDPLPTDVAQLRPFDCVILANVPKEAFTESQHQLLASNCHDLGAGLIMLGGRDSFGAGGWMNTPVEKALPVDMQIKALKVQGLGAMVLIMHASEIPEGNYWQKVVAKAAINALSTYDYAGMLHWEGQEAWLFSLRAIGPGRSSMLRAIDRMTPGDMPDFDPSLVKAMNGLNAVRDAMSKHIVIISDGDPTPPTPGVLNRLAQSKITVTSVLTAAHGADPGAQSVMQNIARRTKGRFYNVTNPRALPQIYQKEARTISRPLIFEQEAPWLPRLQSPITEPVMGLDAVPPITGLVLTSLKENELVEAPILSPLPGGQVNPVLAHWTYGLGRSVAFTSDAGRRWAKAWPDWENYAAFWSQVVRWAMRPAEQGELTMTVRREEGRIKVVVDALDKDDQFLNFLQIQGNIVDPDLKAAPLTLSQTAPGRYEATIENADRRGNYFVNLGYRGANKTQGVISSGVSVPYSDEYRELRSNPTTLQTAASLTDGREVTWKTAPDGRIDLARTLDGVDHFRRDPGLVIPRAFRPLWPVLLWSAALLFLGDVAVRRIAVDVGRVRRKLAEGWRKLRGEEPEARTDYLDQLRSRKAEVAEQLDRSRFANQFQDSEAPPPAEGAAAPPASSPAADRPRPDRPAASPSDPGLAPEAPKPEEAGYTSRLLKAKKKVWEEREKDDDKDQGGKK, from the coding sequence ATGCTGGGCAACCTCTCGATCAGCTTCGGCCGACCCTTGTGGCTGGTCCTCATCCCGCTGATCCTGGTCCCCCTGATCGCGATGGGCCGCGGCGGCCTGTCGGGCATGGGCCGGGGCCGTCGGGCGCTGGCGATCCTGCTCCGCGCGGGGGTCGTGACGCTGATCGTCCTGGCCCTGGCCGAGCTGCAGTCGGTGCGGCGGTCGGACCGGCTGACGACCATGTTCCTGATCGACGCCTCGCAGAGCATCCCCCGCGAGCAGGAGAAGGCCGCCCTGGAGTACGCGGCCGAGGCGTCCCGGGCGCGCCGGAAGGACGACCTGGCGGGGGTCGTGGTCTTCGGTGCGAGCCCGCGCGTCGAGGTCCCCCCCGCCCCCAGCGAGCTGAACCTGCTGGGGATCGAGTCGTCGATCGACGCCGAGAACACGGACGTCGCCGCCGCGCTCAAGCTGGCGCTGGCCTCGTTCCCGGAGGACACGGCGCGGCGGGTGGTGATCCTCTCCGACGGCAATGAGAACCGCGGTTCCCTGCTGGAGCAGGCCCTGGCCGCCAAAGCGCTGGGCGTCCAGGTGGATGTGGTCCCGATCGAGTACAGATACGATCGCGAGGTGCTCGTCGAGAAGGTTTCGATCCCCCCCGACGTGAAGAAGGGGGAGACGGTCAACATCAACGTCGTCGTCCGCGCCAGCGAGCCCGCCGCCGGCTCGCTCCAGGTCTTCCAGAAGGCCGACGGCCACACCGGCGTCGCCGTCGGCAACGAGAAGCCCACGCGCGTGGAGCTCAAGCGCGGGATCAACGTCTTCACGCTCAAACAGTTGATCACGGAACCGAATTTCTACACGTTCGTCGCCGAGTTCACCCCCGACGCCGGCGGCGGCGACCGCCGGGCGATCAACAACGTGGCCGAGGGCTTCACCCACGCCCGCGGCAAGGCCCAGGTCCTCCTGATCGAGGGGACCGCGGGCGAGCACGTCGAGCTGGTGCAGGCCCTGCGCGAGAAGGAGATCGAGGTCCGGACGCTGACCGCCCCCCGGATCGACGGCTCCGGCGGCGTCGGCGGCGACCCGCTGCCGACCGACGTCGCCCAGCTCCGGCCGTTCGACTGCGTGATCCTCGCCAACGTCCCCAAGGAGGCGTTCACGGAGAGCCAGCACCAGCTCCTGGCCTCCAACTGCCACGACCTGGGCGCGGGGCTGATCATGCTGGGGGGCCGCGACAGCTTCGGCGCCGGCGGCTGGATGAACACGCCCGTCGAGAAGGCCCTGCCGGTCGACATGCAGATCAAGGCGCTCAAGGTCCAGGGCCTCGGCGCGATGGTCCTGATCATGCACGCCAGCGAGATCCCCGAGGGGAACTACTGGCAGAAGGTCGTCGCCAAGGCGGCCATCAACGCGCTTTCCACCTATGATTACGCCGGCATGCTCCACTGGGAGGGCCAGGAGGCCTGGCTCTTCTCGCTGCGGGCGATCGGCCCCGGCCGGTCGAGCATGCTCCGCGCCATCGACCGCATGACCCCCGGCGACATGCCCGACTTCGACCCCTCGCTCGTCAAGGCGATGAACGGCCTGAACGCCGTCCGCGACGCCATGTCCAAGCACATCGTCATCATCAGCGACGGCGACCCCACCCCTCCCACGCCGGGCGTGCTGAACCGGCTCGCCCAGAGCAAGATCACGGTGACCTCGGTCCTGACCGCCGCCCACGGCGCCGACCCGGGGGCGCAGTCGGTCATGCAGAACATCGCCCGACGCACCAAGGGGCGGTTCTACAACGTCACCAACCCCAGGGCCCTGCCCCAGATCTACCAGAAGGAAGCCCGGACGATCTCGCGGCCCTTGATCTTCGAGCAGGAGGCCCCCTGGCTCCCCCGGCTCCAGAGCCCGATCACCGAGCCCGTCATGGGCCTGGACGCCGTCCCGCCGATCACGGGCCTGGTGCTGACGAGCCTGAAGGAGAACGAGCTGGTCGAGGCCCCGATCCTCTCGCCGCTGCCCGGCGGGCAGGTCAATCCGGTGCTCGCCCACTGGACCTACGGCCTGGGCCGATCCGTGGCGTTCACCTCCGACGCCGGCCGCCGATGGGCCAAGGCCTGGCCCGACTGGGAGAACTACGCCGCGTTCTGGTCGCAGGTCGTCCGCTGGGCCATGCGGCCCGCCGAGCAAGGCGAGTTGACCATGACCGTCCGCCGCGAGGAAGGCCGGATCAAGGTCGTCGTCGACGCGCTCGACAAGGACGACCAGTTCCTCAACTTCCTCCAGATCCAGGGGAACATCGTCGACCCCGACCTCAAGGCGGCGCCGCTCACCCTCAGCCAGACCGCCCCCGGCCGGTACGAGGCGACCATCGAAAACGCCGACCGACGCGGCAACTACTTCGTGAATCTCGGCTACCGGGGCGCGAACAAGACCCAGGGGGTCATCTCCAGCGGCGTCTCCGTCCCCTACTCCGACGAGTACCGCGAGCTGCGCTCCAATCCGACGACCCTCCAGACCGCCGCCAGCCTGACCGACGGCCGCGAGGTGACGTGGAAGACCGCCCCCGACGGCCGCATCGACCTGGCCCGCACCCTCGACGGCGTCGACCACTTCCGACGCGATCCGGGCCTGGTGATCCCCCGGGCCTTCCGCCCGCTCTGGCCCGTGCTGCTCTGGTCCGCCGCCCTGCTCTTCCTGGGCGACGTGGCCGTGCGGCGGATCGCCGTCGACGTCGGCCGCGTCCGCCGCAAGCTGGCCGAGGGCTGGCGGAAGCTCCGCGGCGAGGAGCCCGAGGCCCGCACCGACTACCTCGACCAGCTCAGGAGCCGCAAGGCCGAGGTCGCCGAACAGCTCGATCGCTCCCGCTTCGCCAACCAGTTCCAGGACTCCGAAGCGCCCCCGCCCGCCGAGGGCGCCGCCGCCCCGCCCGCTTCCAGCCCCGCCGCCGACCGCCCCCGTCCCGACCGCCCCGCCGCGAGCCCATCCGACCCCGGCCTCGCCCCCGAGGCCCCCAAGCCCGAGGAGGCCGGCTACACCAGCCGGCTCCTCAAGGCCAAGAAAAAGGTCTGGGAGGAGCGGGAGAAGGACGACGACAAGGATCAAGGGGGCAAGAAATGA
- a CDS encoding YegP family protein, whose translation MKFVLYRDIAGEFRWRLVASNGRILADSGEGYKNKTDCAAMIESIKQNAVDAAFVDET comes from the coding sequence ATGAAATTCGTTTTGTATCGCGATATAGCCGGCGAGTTCCGATGGCGCCTGGTCGCTTCCAACGGCCGGATCCTCGCCGACAGCGGCGAGGGCTACAAGAACAAGACTGATTGCGCGGCCATGATCGAATCCATCAAGCAGAACGCGGTCGACGCCGCCTTCGTCGACGAGACCTGA
- a CDS encoding metallophosphoesterase → MNLPDDLDYPIIAVGDLHGRLDHLQRLVEALERRDVWPDCALVFLGDFVDRGPDSRGTIDLVLELLRRPAGGSAVMGNHDLALIRSARLDDGPPSSYWPSRYRDLYDGGPTFESYLGRPAQNTDGGFQDDLDALRPAMPDEHRAFLTGLRWAVEAPGHLFLHCGLSPELGAGPEEQVAALRARRWDRTTLRPTPDTNTDRYWEDEYPVWLGADRTLSTRPLPYPGKVQVTGHDRVRRPEVDAVRIRLDTSGGFDRPTACLLRSPDAEPVFIQGR, encoded by the coding sequence ATGAATCTCCCCGACGACCTCGACTACCCGATCATCGCCGTCGGCGACCTCCACGGCCGCCTCGACCACCTGCAACGGCTCGTCGAGGCGCTCGAACGACGGGACGTGTGGCCGGACTGCGCCCTCGTCTTCCTGGGGGACTTCGTGGACCGGGGGCCCGACTCCCGGGGGACGATCGACCTCGTCCTGGAATTGCTCCGACGCCCGGCCGGGGGCTCGGCCGTCATGGGCAATCACGACCTGGCCCTGATCCGATCCGCGAGGCTGGACGACGGCCCGCCGTCTTCGTACTGGCCCTCGCGCTATCGGGACCTCTACGACGGCGGGCCGACCTTCGAATCCTATCTGGGCCGCCCGGCGCAAAACACCGACGGCGGCTTCCAAGACGATCTCGACGCCCTTCGGCCGGCGATGCCGGACGAGCATCGAGCGTTCCTGACCGGCCTGCGCTGGGCCGTCGAGGCGCCCGGGCACCTCTTCCTGCATTGCGGCCTCTCGCCCGAGCTGGGGGCCGGTCCCGAGGAGCAGGTCGCGGCCCTGCGAGCCAGGCGATGGGACAGGACGACGCTGAGGCCCACGCCCGACACGAACACGGATCGGTACTGGGAGGACGAATACCCCGTCTGGCTGGGGGCCGATCGGACCCTCTCGACGAGGCCGCTCCCCTATCCGGGCAAGGTGCAGGTCACCGGCCACGACCGCGTCCGCCGGCCCGAGGTCGACGCGGTGCGGATCCGGCTGGACACCAGCGGCGGCTTCGACAGGCCGACCGCCTGCCTGCTCCGGTCCCCCGACGCCGAGCCGGTGTTCATCCAGGGTCGTTGA
- a CDS encoding cupin domain-containing protein, with protein sequence MGTSSESAANPVYSVVGDRYVFLTTGEETAGACCVVEVRVPPGGGPPPHVHRREDELFYVVEGEFEFLVAGESVRLSAGGSLFGRREVPHTFKNVGPGPGKLIIAVTPAGLERFFMEVGTRLDGPEADPIPPTPNDFERLLRAAPAYGLEIPAGG encoded by the coding sequence ATGGGGACGTCAAGCGAATCCGCTGCGAATCCGGTCTATTCGGTGGTCGGCGACCGTTATGTCTTCCTGACCACCGGGGAGGAGACGGCGGGGGCGTGCTGCGTGGTCGAAGTCCGGGTGCCGCCGGGGGGCGGGCCGCCGCCGCACGTCCACCGTCGCGAGGACGAGCTGTTCTACGTCGTCGAGGGGGAGTTCGAGTTCCTGGTCGCCGGCGAGTCGGTGAGGCTTTCGGCCGGGGGGTCGCTGTTCGGCCGTCGCGAAGTGCCGCACACCTTCAAGAACGTCGGGCCGGGGCCGGGGAAGCTGATCATCGCCGTCACCCCGGCCGGGCTGGAGCGATTCTTCATGGAGGTCGGGACCCGGCTCGACGGCCCTGAGGCCGACCCGATCCCACCCACGCCCAACGACTTCGAGCGGCTGCTCCGGGCCGCCCCGGCGTACGGGCTGGAGATACCGGCCGGCGGTTGA
- a CDS encoding NHL repeat-containing protein — MERAAGAKRGRGLRLACAAVALACAAAGCGGGETSTPDLVWGVHGTKPGWLHKPRVAAFDAEDHLYLADLTDRIQVFDRDGNYLRGWRTPDLNVDGPSGLTVDRHGRLLVADTHFYRVLVYDAQGELLFQIGDGVQGTTPGRFGYPTDVVIDKAGNFYISEYGENDRIQVFSPEGKWLRQWGGHGYEPGEFLRPRALAIDEDDRIYVADSCNHRIQVFDVEGKLLKAWGTRGEGLGQMSYPYDLSLAPDGALIVCEYGNSRVQKFTRDGRALATWGRPGRGPGELYNPWALAVDSRGGVSVIDSNNHRVQRFRM; from the coding sequence GTGGAGCGTGCGGCGGGGGCGAAACGAGGGCGGGGCCTGCGGCTGGCCTGTGCGGCGGTCGCGCTGGCGTGCGCGGCGGCCGGCTGCGGCGGCGGCGAGACGTCGACGCCGGACTTGGTCTGGGGCGTCCACGGCACGAAGCCCGGCTGGCTGCACAAGCCCCGGGTCGCGGCCTTCGACGCCGAGGACCACCTCTACCTCGCCGACCTCACCGACCGGATCCAGGTCTTCGACCGCGACGGCAACTACCTGCGGGGCTGGCGCACGCCCGACCTGAACGTCGACGGCCCCAGCGGACTGACCGTCGACCGCCACGGCCGGCTGCTCGTGGCCGACACCCACTTCTACCGAGTCCTGGTGTACGACGCGCAGGGCGAATTGCTGTTCCAGATCGGCGACGGCGTGCAGGGGACGACCCCCGGCCGGTTCGGTTACCCGACCGACGTGGTGATCGACAAGGCGGGGAACTTCTACATCTCGGAGTACGGCGAGAACGACCGCATCCAGGTCTTCTCTCCCGAGGGGAAGTGGCTGCGGCAGTGGGGGGGGCACGGCTACGAGCCCGGCGAGTTCCTCCGCCCCCGCGCCCTGGCGATCGACGAGGACGACCGGATCTACGTGGCCGACAGCTGCAACCACCGCATCCAGGTCTTCGACGTCGAGGGGAAGCTCCTGAAGGCGTGGGGGACGCGGGGCGAGGGGCTCGGCCAGATGAGCTATCCTTACGACCTGTCGCTGGCCCCCGACGGCGCCCTGATCGTCTGCGAGTACGGCAACAGCCGCGTCCAGAAGTTCACCCGCGACGGGCGGGCGCTGGCGACCTGGGGCCGGCCCGGCCGGGGGCCCGGCGAGTTGTACAACCCCTGGGCGCTGGCGGTCGACTCCCGCGGCGGCGTCTCGGTGATCGACTCGAACAATCATCGCGTGCAACGGTTCAGGATGTGA
- a CDS encoding transposase translates to MTTTIERPTTKSPVALARAALTVAGETLPAYSSKFSRKDFTQHQLFAMLAVRRFLKLDYRGLEVLLREWSELREVLGLRKVPDHSTIQKAARRLMATDAPVLSWFGARGSRRRVA, encoded by the coding sequence ATGACAACCACCATCGAACGACCGACCACCAAATCGCCCGTGGCGCTGGCCCGGGCGGCCCTGACCGTCGCGGGCGAGACGCTCCCGGCGTACTCGTCCAAGTTCTCCCGCAAGGACTTCACCCAGCACCAGTTGTTCGCGATGCTGGCCGTCCGGCGGTTCCTCAAGCTCGACTACCGCGGCCTGGAGGTCCTCCTCCGCGAGTGGTCCGAGCTCCGCGAAGTCCTCGGCCTCCGCAAGGTCCCCGACCACTCCACGATCCAGAAGGCGGCCCGGCGGCTCATGGCGACCGACGCGCCGGTCCTCTCCTGGTTCGGCGCCCGCGGATCGCGCCGGCGCGTGGCCTGA
- a CDS encoding Rieske (2Fe-2S) protein, with product MGEWRYLCRVDEVPEGRGRTVDAAGARLAVVRDGEIVAVFFDRCPHAGGSLGSGWIEEGELLCPLHRWRFRLRDGRCTTMPGSSANLVESRVEGGEVWGRIGEG from the coding sequence ATGGGCGAGTGGCGTTATCTGTGTCGGGTCGACGAGGTCCCCGAAGGCCGAGGCCGGACGGTCGACGCCGCGGGCGCGCGGCTGGCGGTCGTCCGCGACGGCGAGATCGTCGCGGTCTTCTTCGACCGGTGCCCCCACGCCGGCGGCTCGCTCGGATCGGGCTGGATCGAGGAGGGCGAACTCCTCTGCCCCCTCCACCGCTGGCGCTTCCGCCTCCGCGACGGCCGCTGCACCACCATGCCGGGATCCTCCGCGAACCTCGTCGAGAGCCGCGTGGAAGGGGGCGAGGTGTGGGGACGGATCGGGGAGGGCTGA
- a CDS encoding HEAT repeat domain-containing protein has product MTRPTTRDVGSQDPRMAGCESLVQGLDSGDPKIIRQAALDLADSGCLEAVPRLLQMFAAGDLATMGALAYALGELHVQEAKPRLLELMKDVRTRGSRGSLMYALMNLNCNDDYDDILEFTHDDVWEVRQKALIILDDIAPFQNTAALISGRVRLLTRLEDASLHDEARSHLAEAVEAHDVELLTREDRKQEDSKNSDQKT; this is encoded by the coding sequence GTGACCCGGCCCACCACGCGCGACGTAGGAAGCCAAGACCCCCGGATGGCGGGATGCGAATCGCTGGTGCAGGGGCTCGATTCGGGCGATCCGAAAATCATCCGCCAGGCCGCATTAGACCTGGCCGACTCGGGGTGCCTTGAAGCCGTGCCTCGCCTGCTTCAGATGTTTGCCGCGGGAGACCTCGCCACGATGGGCGCCCTCGCCTACGCCCTGGGAGAACTGCACGTCCAGGAGGCCAAACCTCGGCTGCTGGAACTCATGAAGGATGTCAGGACCAGAGGCTCGCGGGGCAGTCTCATGTACGCCCTGATGAATCTGAACTGCAACGACGACTACGACGACATCCTCGAATTCACGCACGACGACGTCTGGGAGGTGCGGCAGAAGGCCCTGATCATCCTCGACGATATTGCACCCTTCCAAAACACGGCCGCCTTGATCTCGGGTCGCGTCAGGTTGCTCACGAGGCTTGAAGACGCTTCCCTGCACGACGAGGCCAGATCGCATCTCGCGGAGGCCGTCGAAGCTCATGACGTCGAGTTGCTCACGCGCGAGGACCGGAAGCAGGAAGACAGCAAGAATTCAGACCAAAAGACGTGA